GGGGACGCCCACGCGAATACACCCGACCGCCGTGCAGCCCTGATGCGCGCCTATCGGGCCGCAGACCCGGACGTCGCCCTCCAGCTCGGGGACCTCTTTTACTACGACCTGCCGGTCGAGACCTACTTCATCGCGGGCAACAACGAGGACTTCGACGTGATCGACGCGCTGCGACACGGCCGGGTCCGGAGTCGGAATACCAGAAACGTCCGACTGCTCGACAGCCGCGCCGTCGAACTCGAAGGCCTCCGGATCGGCGGGCTCTCTGGCAATTTCGCACCCACCCAGTACGAGAAGCCCCGATCCGCGCTTCGTGGCGACCGGCGGCGACACTTCGTCCGGGCCGACGTGGAAGCCCTCAAACGGGTGGGCTCGGTCGACGTGCTGCTCACCCACGAGGCCCCACACGGGACTGACGTCGACGAGGAGTACACCGTCGGGTGCCGGCCGGTCGACGAACTCATTTCGGCACTCTCGCCCGATCTCTGTTTGACTGGACACCACCATCAGCACACCGAGACGACTTTCGGTGACACACGGGTGATCACCACCGCGCCGGCCTGGGAGTCCTACTACGAACTGGACCCGGACACGCTCGCTGTGGCCCGTCACGAGACACCCGGCCCGGACGAGGAAGCGGAGGTTTAACATCGCCCGGGAAGACGACAGGGTATGACCTCGATCCATCCCGGGCAGCGCGTCGCGGTCCTTGCCGACGCGCAGAACCTCTATCACTCCGCACAGAGTCTTCACTCCCGGAACATCGATTACTCGAAGCTCCTCTCGAAGGCCGTGCAGAACCGCGAACTCACACGGGCCATCGCCTATGTCATACGAGCCGACTCCCCCGAGGAGGAGAGCTTCTTCGAGGCGCTTGACGACATCGGCTTCGAGACCAAGATCAAGGACATCAAGACCTTCCAGGACGGCTCGAAGAAGGCTGACTGGGACGTGGGCATGAGCCTGGACGCGGTGACCCTGGCCGATCACGTCGACACGGTCGTGCTCTGTACGGGCGATGGCGATTTCTCCCGGCTGGTCTCCCATCTCCGGCACGAGGGGGTCCGCGTGGAGGTCATGGCCTTCGAGAGTTCGACCGCCGAGGAACTCAGGGCGGCCGCCGACACGTTCATCGATCTGGGAGATCGGATCGAAACGTTTCTGCTTTGAAGGGATTCGGACGGTTTTAACTGCGGGGTCACAATAGAGACGGGTATGAACGAGACGCCCACCGACCGGAAACGGGACCTCCTCGGGCGCGTGCTGGTCCCGGTCGCAAACGTGGACGACGCCGAGAGAACGGCTCGAATCCTCGCAACCTACGATCCGGGCGAGATCGTCGTGCTTCACGTCGTCGAGAAGGGCGAAGGAGTGCCGGACAAGACGCCGGTCGAGCAATCCGAAGAGATCGCGGCGGAGAGTTTCGCCGTCGTGCGCGAACACTTCCCGGATGCCGAGACCGAGACGGCGTACGCCCGGGACGTGGTGGGCGCGATAATCGAAACGGCCGGGGCCGTCGAGGCGACCTCGATCGTCTACCGCCCGCGCTCGGGCGGTCGGCTGATGCATTTTCTCTCCGGTGATCTCTCGCTCAAGCTACTCACGCGGGCTGACCGGCCGGTCGTCTCTCTCCCCGAAGCATGACCGAGGAAGAACTCGCGAAAGACCTGGGCCTGATCTCGGCGATGACCATCGGGATCGGGACCATGATCGGGGCCGGGATCTTCGTGCTCCCCGGTGTTGCGGCCCACGCGGCCGGGCCAGTCGTGGTGCTCTCCTTCGTCGTCGGGGGCGTGATCGCGATGGTGAATGCGCTCTCGATCTCCGAACTCGGGACGGCCATGCCCAAGGCGGGCGGCGGGTATTACTACATCAACAAGGCACTCGGGCCACTGTTCGGCTCGATCGCCGGCATGGGTGACTGGATGGGGCTTGCCTTTGCCTCGGCCTTTTACTCGATCGGGTTCGGTCAGTATCTCGCGGTCTTCGTTTCGCTCCCGGAATTCGGTT
This region of Halodesulfurarchaeum sp. HSR-GB genomic DNA includes:
- a CDS encoding NYN domain-containing protein, giving the protein MTSIHPGQRVAVLADAQNLYHSAQSLHSRNIDYSKLLSKAVQNRELTRAIAYVIRADSPEEESFFEALDDIGFETKIKDIKTFQDGSKKADWDVGMSLDAVTLADHVDTVVLCTGDGDFSRLVSHLRHEGVRVEVMAFESSTAEELRAAADTFIDLGDRIETFLL
- a CDS encoding metallophosphoesterase, with amino-acid sequence MLVLGDAHANTPDRRAALMRAYRAADPDVALQLGDLFYYDLPVETYFIAGNNEDFDVIDALRHGRVRSRNTRNVRLLDSRAVELEGLRIGGLSGNFAPTQYEKPRSALRGDRRRHFVRADVEALKRVGSVDVLLTHEAPHGTDVDEEYTVGCRPVDELISALSPDLCLTGHHHQHTETTFGDTRVITTAPAWESYYELDPDTLAVARHETPGPDEEAEV
- a CDS encoding universal stress protein, with amino-acid sequence MNETPTDRKRDLLGRVLVPVANVDDAERTARILATYDPGEIVVLHVVEKGEGVPDKTPVEQSEEIAAESFAVVREHFPDAETETAYARDVVGAIIETAGAVEATSIVYRPRSGGRLMHFLSGDLSLKLLTRADRPVVSLPEA